The genome window TATCCGAAGGGCGGATATTGGCTTCAATTAATAAATTATCTTCCACTGGCACAATTTCAACCAGATCCATTCCTGGTTGTATAACCCCACCAACGGTATTAATTTTTAACTGCTTTATCTTACCCTTCACAGGCGAACGCACCAAGGTACGCCTCACTCTATCCTCCTGAGAAGTCGTTGTTTCTTTGGTTATGGCTAATTCAGACTGTACCTCACTAAGCTGAGATGCTGCTTCTGATTTGAATCTCAGCGTCGTATCTTTTATTTTTTGCTTAGCTTCGTTAAGTGTTGACCGGATACGAGGAATCGCTAACCTGGTCGTTTCCATTTCGCCACGTAAATCATTGGTCGCTCGCTTAAGTCTTAATAATTCAACTTCAGATATAACGCCCACAGAGACCAATGGCTCAGACATTTCCAACTCTTGGCGGCTCAAATCGTAACTGGTTGTCAGCTTATTGAGCTTCGCCTGGTTTTCTAGCAGCTCTTGCTGTCGTTGTTTTACCTGTTGCTCAAGAACATCAATATTACTTTGTAATTCAAGTTGGCGTGATTGATAAAGTGCGCGTTCACTAGCAGCTAAGGCAGGTTGTTGTTTTAGGACTTCTTCAGGTAATTCTAATGGTTTGCCTTCCATTTCGGCCGTCAATCGTGCTTTACGAGCTAGTAACTCCCAGTACTTTAACTGGGTTTCACGAAATGACGAGGAAAACCGCGTATCGTCAATCTTAAGTAATACATCATCTTTATTGACGATGTCTCCTTCATGTACCAGTAC of Methylophaga marina contains these proteins:
- a CDS encoding HlyD family type I secretion periplasmic adaptor subunit translates to MAWFKKTHSDDLEFMSEVSAASLESSSRVGHSLLLLTALFFICAFWWASITELDEVTRGQGKVIPSSKVQVIQNLEGGILSEVLVHEGDIVNKDDVLLKIDDTRFSSSFRETQLKYWELLARKARLTAEMEGKPLELPEEVLKQQPALAASERALYQSRQLELQSNIDVLEQQVKQRQQELLENQAKLNKLTTSYDLSRQELEMSEPLVSVGVISEVELLRLKRATNDLRGEMETTRLAIPRIRSTLNEAKQKIKDTTLRFKSEAASQLSEVQSELAITKETTTSQEDRVRRTLVRSPVKGKIKQLKINTVGGVIQPGMDLVEIVPVEDNLLIEANIRPSDIAFLSPGQQAMVKLTAYDFSIYGGLPATLERISADTITNDEGESFYLIYLRTDKSYIESSKGPLEIIPGMTVTVDILTGKKTVLDYLFKPILKAKNEAMRER